The Puntigrus tetrazona isolate hp1 chromosome 23, ASM1883169v1, whole genome shotgun sequence genome has a segment encoding these proteins:
- the chl1a gene encoding cell adhesion molecule L1-like a isoform X4, translating to MRGLRSLIVGLLSAFFSTVLGLYFPPHVEQLPTITAQTSGSIIALPYDENFLFKCEAKGNPRPTYRWMKDGMDFDPHKDPRLIKEESSGTFVIPNTKEKVKYQGKYRCYASNRLGTAISEETEFIVPMVPKFPKEKTEPVVVTEGYSVVLECNPPQGTPPWQLYWMTNDLRHIEQNERVSMGLNGNLYFSNTLVEDSHDDYCCFASFSRIRTIVQKPRMVLRVKPSQGDDGITSVQKRKPSILVPLSHSTTYLKKGEELELECIAAGLPTPTVEWIKMWDNLPERTQIKNYGKLLTIPDVTDQDEGKYLCKAKNDLGEAVHHFQVVVQELPSWQEEPVKSQLAEIGSDIHIKCSAGGKPQPTITWKRNGQPLDDFPSTNYKVLDDRIIILKAEQKDTAVYQCEASNKHGTLLVNTNVLVMNHPPLILTPNYLEYATMLGKSVIMDCKVFSSPPATINWSREDPEGSLDGERYSLLKNGSLQIHKVEMEDMGQYKCLAKNSEGAASLTTELFIKDSTRIVEPPQDMKVKRGSMAELECQVECDPTLRRELEILWMKDGMNILSNFSEGYFTDDGVLQIVNVNHSDQGNYTCIVRTSLDQDTASAYITVLDVPDPPVQLRLSDLKGRSVRLHWAAASDHNSPITEFIIQYEENHWEPEKWKELLRVAGSQFSAPVTLYGHINYQFRVVAVNAIGGSSPSMPSERYKTPPCAPDRNPENIKIEGHLPHQMDISWEPLLPVEHNGPDLEYKLSYRLLGVEDSWKEQMVTRHSFVVRDTPTFVPYEVKIQAFNRHGWAPEPRVVTGYSGEDLPLVAPEDLFVEVLNSTLLKVSWSPVPQSKLRGHLGGYTVHWWQTRSLLTSKRIPSERQSLTIPGYRSHTMVPGLKPFSEYSLTVNVFNRKGNGPSSSPFSFATPQGVPEQPPILRATNFQKDSITLVWAPPHETNGFLTGYLLQYQTVNETLGELKSVNISAPDTTQWVLRDLQEDNWYKFYLSACTQMGCGSTISEEGGTVSEASTMPEHSFPEVSTVTTETSTESYDLSTSEVTSSELRQPFSFTSSNTDTPVNTTFPTLVSSKQLVASQEWFVGVMCAVALLTLLVLIGCFVFKNKGGKYAVKEKENTPADPEAHRMGEESPCEYSDNDEKPLKSSQQLFPDIKADDSSEDSSVMSEDEDCEFNEDGSFIGEYSGYKRRVSREVNGQAPVTT from the exons ATGAGGGGGCTCAGGAGCCTTATTGTCGGGCTCCTGTCGGCCTTCTTCTCCACTGTCCTTGGTCTTTACTTCCCTCCTCACG TGGAGCAGCTGCCGACCATCACCGCTCAGACCTCAGGCTCTATCATTGCCCTGCCATACGATGAGAACTTCCTGTTCAAGTGTGAAGCCAAAGGCAACCCGAGGCCTAC GTACCGCTGGATGAAAGATGGAATGGATTTTGACCCGCATAAAGACCCTCGCCTCATTAAAGAAGAAAGCAGTGGTACCTTTGTGATACCCAACACTAAAGAGAAAGTGAAATACCAGGGAAAGTACAGATGTTATGCCTCAAACAGGCTTGGAACCGCAATATCAGAGGAAACAGAATTTATTGTACCTA TGGTACCCAAGTTTCCCAAGGAGAAGACCGAGCCAGTGGTGGTCACAGAGGGATATTCGGTGGTTTTGGAGTGTAACCCGCCACAAGGAACTCCACCTTGGCAGCTGTACTGGATGACCAATG ATCTCCGACACATTGAGCAGAATGAGAGGGTGTCCATGGGCCTCAATGGGAATCTGTACTTCTCTAATACACTGGTGGAAGACAGCCACGATGACTACTGCTGTTTTGCCTCCTTTTCCAGAATACGCACAATCGTTCAGAAACCCCGCATGGTCCTGAGGGTCAAACCAA GCCAGGGGGATGATGGCATCACGAGTG TTCAGAAGAGGAAGCCGAGCATTTTGGTGCCCTTGAGTCATTCAACGACGTACCTAAAAAAAGGAGAAGAGCTGGAGCTGGAGTGTATCGCAGCAGGACT GCCCACACCGACGGTAGAATGGATCAAGATGTGGGACAACTTACCGGAGCGTACACAAATCAAGAACTACGGAAAGCTTCTGACTATACCAGACGTCACAGATCAGGATGAAGGGAAATACTTGTGCAAAGCCAAGAATGATCTTGGTGAAGCTGTGCATCATTTCCAAGTTGTTGTACAGG AGCTGCCCAGCTGGCAGGAGGAGCCAGTGAAGAGTCAGTTAGCAGAGATTGGATCTGACATCCACATCAAGTGTTCTGCTGGAGGAAAACCACAACCCACAATCACCTGGAAGAGAAATGGCCAGCCTCTTGATG ATTTTCCTTCTACCAATTACAAAGTGCTTGACGACAGAATAATCATCCTCAAAGCGGAGCAAAAAGACACAGCCGTGTACCAATGTGAGGCCTCCAACAAGCACGGGACCCTGCTTGTCAACACCAACGTGCTTGTCATGA ATCATCCTCCTTTGATTCTGACGCCGAATTATCTGGAGTACGCGACCATGTTAGGCAAGAGTGTGATTATGGACTGCAAAGTCTTTAGTTCACCACCTGCCACCATTAACTG gaGTAGAGAAGACCCAGAGGGCTCTCTAGATGGAGAGAGATATTCTCTCCTGAAGAATGGCTCCCTGCAGATTCACAAAGTCGAGATGGAAGATATGGGCCAGTACAAATGTTTGGCAAAAAACTCAGAAGGCGCCGCGAGCCTCACCACTGAACTTTTCATTAAAG ATTCAACGAGGATTGTTGAACCTCCTCAAGACATGAAGGTTAAAAGAGGATCAATGGCGGAGCTGGAGTGCCAGGTGGAGTGCGATCCCACCCTCAGAAGAGAGCTGGAGATCCTGTGGATGAAAGACGGGATGAATATCCTCTCAAACTTCTCTGAAGG ATATTTCACAGATGATGGCGTTCTCCAGATTGTCAATGTGAACCACAGTGATCAAGGGAATTACACCTGCATTGTTCGAACATCACTGGACCAAGATACTGCTTCTGCATACATAACTGTGTTAG ATGTCCCAGATCCACCAGTTCAGCTGAGACTCAGTGACCTGAAAGGTCGCAGTGTGAGGCTCCACTGGGCGGCCGCCAGTGATCATAACAGTCCCATAACAG AGTTCATCATCCAGTATGAAGAGAACCATTGGGAGCCGGAGAAGTGGAAGGAGCTTCTACGAGTCGCAGGCAGCCAGTTTTCAGCCCCTGTGACGCTCTACGGCCACATTAACTACCAGTTCAGAGTCGTCGCTGTCAATGCTATTGGGGGAAGCAGTCCCAGCATGCCCTCCGAAAGATATAAGACACCTCCCTGTG CTCCCGACAGGAACCCAGAAAACATTAAGATTGAGGGTCACCTGCCACATCAGATGGACATCAGCTGGGag CCGCTCCTGCCTGTGGAGCACAACGGTCCCGATCTGGAATACAAACTGAGCTACAGGCTCCTGGGTGTCGAGGACAGTTGGAAAGAACAGATGGTGACAAGACACTCATTTGTGGTGCGAGACACCCCAACATTCGTCCCCTACGAGGTCAAGATCCAGGCCTTCAACCGTCACGGGTGGGCACCAGAGCCCAGAGTGGTGACTGGTTATTCAGGAGAAGACC TGCCCTTGGTGGCTCCCGAAGACTTATTTGTGGAGGTGTTGAACTCTACGCTGCTGAAGGTCAGCTGGTCACCGGTGCCCCAAAGCAAACTGAGGGGCCATCTTGGAGGATACACT GTGCACTGGTGGCAAACTCGAAGTCTGTTGACCTCTAAGAGAATTCCCTCAGAGAGACAGTCTCTCACCATCCCTGGATACAGGAGTCACACCATGGTGCCGGGACTGAAGCCATTCTCTGAATATAGCCTGACTGTCAACGTCTTTAACCGGAAAGGGAATGGGCCCAGCAGCAGTCCCTTCTCTTTCGCAACTCCACAGGGAG TTCCTGAGCAACCTCCCATCCTGAGAGCCACAAACTTTCAAAAAGACTCCATCACGCTGGTCTGGGCGCCTCCGCATGAAACCAATGGCTTTCTCACAGGATACTTGCTGCAATATCAGACAG TTAATGAAACTCTGGGTGAGCTGAAATCTGTGAACATCAGTGCACCAGATACAACACAGTGGGTCTTGCGTGATCTGCAGGAGGACAACTGGTATAAGTTCTACCTGAGCGCGTGCACGCAGATGGGCTGCGGGTCAACCATCAGCGAGGAAGGAGGCACCGTCTCTGAAGCGT CTACAATGCCCGAACATTCATTTCCTGAAGTTTCTACAGTCACAACTGAAACTTCAACAGAGAGCT ATGATCTGTCAACATCCGAGGTGACATCTTCTGAGTTGA gGCAACCTTTCTCTTTCACTTCATCTAACACAGACACTCCAGTCAATACCACCTTTCCTACCTTAG TGTCTAGTAAACAGCTCGTGGCATCCCAGGAGTGGTTTGTGGGGGTGATGTGCGCGGTGGCATTACTAACTCTGCTTGTCCTCATCGGCTGTTTTGTGTTCAAGAACAAAGGCGGCAAGTATGCAG
- the chl1a gene encoding cell adhesion molecule L1-like a isoform X2 encodes MRGLRSLIVGLLSAFFSTVLGLYFPPHVEQLPTITAQTSGSIIALPYDENFLFKCEAKGNPRPTYRWMKDGMDFDPHKDPRLIKEESSGTFVIPNTKEKVKYQGKYRCYASNRLGTAISEETEFIVPMVPKFPKEKTEPVVVTEGYSVVLECNPPQGTPPWQLYWMTNDLRHIEQNERVSMGLNGNLYFSNTLVEDSHDDYCCFASFSRIRTIVQKPRMVLRVKPSQGDDGITSVQKRKPSILVPLSHSTTYLKKGEELELECIAAGLPTPTVEWIKMWDNLPERTQIKNYGKLLTIPDVTDQDEGKYLCKAKNDLGEAVHHFQVVVQELPSWQEEPVKSQLAEIGSDIHIKCSAGGKPQPTITWKRNGQPLDDFPSTNYKVLDDRIIILKAEQKDTAVYQCEASNKHGTLLVNTNVLVMNHPPLILTPNYLEYATMLGKSVIMDCKVFSSPPATINWSREDPEGSLDGERYSLLKNGSLQIHKVEMEDMGQYKCLAKNSEGAASLTTELFIKDSTRIVEPPQDMKVKRGSMAELECQVECDPTLRRELEILWMKDGMNILSNFSEGYFTDDGVLQIVNVNHSDQGNYTCIVRTSLDQDTASAYITVLDVPDPPVQLRLSDLKGRSVRLHWAAASDHNSPITEFIIQYEENHWEPEKWKELLRVAGSQFSAPVTLYGHINYQFRVVAVNAIGGSSPSMPSERYKTPPCAPDRNPENIKIEGHLPHQMDISWEPLLPVEHNGPDLEYKLSYRLLGVEDSWKEQMVTRHSFVVRDTPTFVPYEVKIQAFNRHGWAPEPRVVTGYSGEDLPLVAPEDLFVEVLNSTLLKVSWSPVPQSKLRGHLGGYTVHWWQTRSLLTSKRIPSERQSLTIPGYRSHTMVPGLKPFSEYSLTVNVFNRKGNGPSSSPFSFATPQGVPEQPPILRATNFQKDSITLVWAPPHETNGFLTGYLLQYQTVNETLGELKSVNISAPDTTQWVLRDLQEDNWYKFYLSACTQMGCGSTISEEGGTVSEAWQPFSFTSSNTDTPVNTTFPTLVVLNISTFVTDTHVRISWRTRGECSDSQLYVAIMNHSDGIWQLSEALNTSKGFHLVEGLSPGTVYTVRLQASHRVDVPSIFEEVFKTRKVSSKQLVASQEWFVGVMCAVALLTLLVLIGCFVFKNKGGKYAVKEKENTPADPEAHRMGEESPCEYSDNDEKPLKSSQQLFPDIKADDSSEDSSVMSEDEDCEFNEDGSFIGEYSGYKRRVSREVNGQAPVTT; translated from the exons ATGAGGGGGCTCAGGAGCCTTATTGTCGGGCTCCTGTCGGCCTTCTTCTCCACTGTCCTTGGTCTTTACTTCCCTCCTCACG TGGAGCAGCTGCCGACCATCACCGCTCAGACCTCAGGCTCTATCATTGCCCTGCCATACGATGAGAACTTCCTGTTCAAGTGTGAAGCCAAAGGCAACCCGAGGCCTAC GTACCGCTGGATGAAAGATGGAATGGATTTTGACCCGCATAAAGACCCTCGCCTCATTAAAGAAGAAAGCAGTGGTACCTTTGTGATACCCAACACTAAAGAGAAAGTGAAATACCAGGGAAAGTACAGATGTTATGCCTCAAACAGGCTTGGAACCGCAATATCAGAGGAAACAGAATTTATTGTACCTA TGGTACCCAAGTTTCCCAAGGAGAAGACCGAGCCAGTGGTGGTCACAGAGGGATATTCGGTGGTTTTGGAGTGTAACCCGCCACAAGGAACTCCACCTTGGCAGCTGTACTGGATGACCAATG ATCTCCGACACATTGAGCAGAATGAGAGGGTGTCCATGGGCCTCAATGGGAATCTGTACTTCTCTAATACACTGGTGGAAGACAGCCACGATGACTACTGCTGTTTTGCCTCCTTTTCCAGAATACGCACAATCGTTCAGAAACCCCGCATGGTCCTGAGGGTCAAACCAA GCCAGGGGGATGATGGCATCACGAGTG TTCAGAAGAGGAAGCCGAGCATTTTGGTGCCCTTGAGTCATTCAACGACGTACCTAAAAAAAGGAGAAGAGCTGGAGCTGGAGTGTATCGCAGCAGGACT GCCCACACCGACGGTAGAATGGATCAAGATGTGGGACAACTTACCGGAGCGTACACAAATCAAGAACTACGGAAAGCTTCTGACTATACCAGACGTCACAGATCAGGATGAAGGGAAATACTTGTGCAAAGCCAAGAATGATCTTGGTGAAGCTGTGCATCATTTCCAAGTTGTTGTACAGG AGCTGCCCAGCTGGCAGGAGGAGCCAGTGAAGAGTCAGTTAGCAGAGATTGGATCTGACATCCACATCAAGTGTTCTGCTGGAGGAAAACCACAACCCACAATCACCTGGAAGAGAAATGGCCAGCCTCTTGATG ATTTTCCTTCTACCAATTACAAAGTGCTTGACGACAGAATAATCATCCTCAAAGCGGAGCAAAAAGACACAGCCGTGTACCAATGTGAGGCCTCCAACAAGCACGGGACCCTGCTTGTCAACACCAACGTGCTTGTCATGA ATCATCCTCCTTTGATTCTGACGCCGAATTATCTGGAGTACGCGACCATGTTAGGCAAGAGTGTGATTATGGACTGCAAAGTCTTTAGTTCACCACCTGCCACCATTAACTG gaGTAGAGAAGACCCAGAGGGCTCTCTAGATGGAGAGAGATATTCTCTCCTGAAGAATGGCTCCCTGCAGATTCACAAAGTCGAGATGGAAGATATGGGCCAGTACAAATGTTTGGCAAAAAACTCAGAAGGCGCCGCGAGCCTCACCACTGAACTTTTCATTAAAG ATTCAACGAGGATTGTTGAACCTCCTCAAGACATGAAGGTTAAAAGAGGATCAATGGCGGAGCTGGAGTGCCAGGTGGAGTGCGATCCCACCCTCAGAAGAGAGCTGGAGATCCTGTGGATGAAAGACGGGATGAATATCCTCTCAAACTTCTCTGAAGG ATATTTCACAGATGATGGCGTTCTCCAGATTGTCAATGTGAACCACAGTGATCAAGGGAATTACACCTGCATTGTTCGAACATCACTGGACCAAGATACTGCTTCTGCATACATAACTGTGTTAG ATGTCCCAGATCCACCAGTTCAGCTGAGACTCAGTGACCTGAAAGGTCGCAGTGTGAGGCTCCACTGGGCGGCCGCCAGTGATCATAACAGTCCCATAACAG AGTTCATCATCCAGTATGAAGAGAACCATTGGGAGCCGGAGAAGTGGAAGGAGCTTCTACGAGTCGCAGGCAGCCAGTTTTCAGCCCCTGTGACGCTCTACGGCCACATTAACTACCAGTTCAGAGTCGTCGCTGTCAATGCTATTGGGGGAAGCAGTCCCAGCATGCCCTCCGAAAGATATAAGACACCTCCCTGTG CTCCCGACAGGAACCCAGAAAACATTAAGATTGAGGGTCACCTGCCACATCAGATGGACATCAGCTGGGag CCGCTCCTGCCTGTGGAGCACAACGGTCCCGATCTGGAATACAAACTGAGCTACAGGCTCCTGGGTGTCGAGGACAGTTGGAAAGAACAGATGGTGACAAGACACTCATTTGTGGTGCGAGACACCCCAACATTCGTCCCCTACGAGGTCAAGATCCAGGCCTTCAACCGTCACGGGTGGGCACCAGAGCCCAGAGTGGTGACTGGTTATTCAGGAGAAGACC TGCCCTTGGTGGCTCCCGAAGACTTATTTGTGGAGGTGTTGAACTCTACGCTGCTGAAGGTCAGCTGGTCACCGGTGCCCCAAAGCAAACTGAGGGGCCATCTTGGAGGATACACT GTGCACTGGTGGCAAACTCGAAGTCTGTTGACCTCTAAGAGAATTCCCTCAGAGAGACAGTCTCTCACCATCCCTGGATACAGGAGTCACACCATGGTGCCGGGACTGAAGCCATTCTCTGAATATAGCCTGACTGTCAACGTCTTTAACCGGAAAGGGAATGGGCCCAGCAGCAGTCCCTTCTCTTTCGCAACTCCACAGGGAG TTCCTGAGCAACCTCCCATCCTGAGAGCCACAAACTTTCAAAAAGACTCCATCACGCTGGTCTGGGCGCCTCCGCATGAAACCAATGGCTTTCTCACAGGATACTTGCTGCAATATCAGACAG TTAATGAAACTCTGGGTGAGCTGAAATCTGTGAACATCAGTGCACCAGATACAACACAGTGGGTCTTGCGTGATCTGCAGGAGGACAACTGGTATAAGTTCTACCTGAGCGCGTGCACGCAGATGGGCTGCGGGTCAACCATCAGCGAGGAAGGAGGCACCGTCTCTGAAGCGT gGCAACCTTTCTCTTTCACTTCATCTAACACAGACACTCCAGTCAATACCACCTTTCCTACCTTAG tTGTGCTCAACATATCCACTTTTGTAACCGACACCCATGTAAGAATCAGTTGGAGAACCAGAGGAGAATGTTCTGATTCACAACTCTATGTTGCCATAATGAATCATA GTGATGGTATCTGGCAGCTTTCAGAGGCTTTAAATACATCTAAAGGTTTCCACCTCGTTGAAGGGCTCAGCCCAGGAACTGTGTACACAGTCCGGCTGCAGGCTTCACACAGGGTTGATGTCCCTAGCATTTTTGAAGAGGTTTTCAAGACCAGGAAAG TGTCTAGTAAACAGCTCGTGGCATCCCAGGAGTGGTTTGTGGGGGTGATGTGCGCGGTGGCATTACTAACTCTGCTTGTCCTCATCGGCTGTTTTGTGTTCAAGAACAAAGGCGGCAAGTATGCAG